Proteins from a genomic interval of Maylandia zebra isolate NMK-2024a linkage group LG15, Mzebra_GT3a, whole genome shotgun sequence:
- the LOC143412800 gene encoding uncharacterized protein LOC143412800, protein MTECSGRMEHLAWLILAMLWMVQAIDSCPDVCKCSRKSGPEKSDVNCHKRGLRAFPSKLPSDAWIVKLGENGITNLKANTLRSIPKIESVNLERNAIKSIHPQAFSGAKQLMLLNLYGNHISILPPRGFQDLLNLRFLMLGQNQIGILKPEIFAGMRNLSELDLTLNALTVLPPNAFKPLIALRVLDLSLNRIQKISPKAFSGLRQLLFLNLDNNSLKTIPSGAFKPLQSLEMLVLDNNLLSTLTLTALDGLSNLQELYLRNNELELLPSDVFINLPKLSQLALSGNRLKTVDGNMFTHMPVLKKLYLHDNPWQCDCNISPLVRWMGDTKATLSPRHSPKCVTPQELRNKSLSSLQIDKLLCHT, encoded by the exons ATGACAGAGTGTTCAG GAAGGATGGAGCACTTAGCATGGCTGATACTAGCAATGCTATGGATGGTGCAGGCCATAGATTCCTGCCCTGATGTCTGCAAATGCTCCAGGAAGTCTGGCCCAGAAAAATCAGATGTCAACTGCCATAAGCGGGGGCTTCGAGCTTTTCCTTCCAAATTGCCTTCTGATGCTTGGATTGTTAAACTAG GTGAGAATGGTATTACCAACCTGAAGGCAAATACTCTGAGATCAATTCCAAAGATCGAGAGCGTCAATCTGGAGAGAAATGCcataaaatccatccatccccaGGCCTTCTCCGGTGCAAAGCAATTGATGCTTCTCAATCTTTATGGCAACCACATATCCATTCTTCCACCAAGGGGGTTTCAG GACCTCCTAAACCTCCGCTTCCTCATGTTGGGACAGAACCAGATTGGCATCCTGAAACCTGAGATTTTTGCTGGCATGAGAAACCTGTCAGAGTTGGACCTTACTCTCAATGCACTGACAGTCCTCCCACCGAATGCGTTCAAACCTCTGATTGCTCTCAGAGTTTTGGATCTTTCCCTCAACCGCATCCAGAAGATTTCTCCCAAGGCCTTCAGTGGACTGAGGCAGCTCTTGTTCCTCAACTTGGACAACAACAG TCTGAAGACCATTCCTTCTGGGGCATTCAAGCCCCTGCAATCTCTGGAGATGTTGGTTCTAGACAACAACCTACTATCTACCCTGACGTTAACAGCTTTGGATGGCCTGAGCAACTTGCAG GAACTCTACCTGAGGAACAACGAGTTGGAGCTTCTGCCCTCTGATGTGTTCATCAACCTGCCCAAGCTTTCACAGCTGGCACTCAGCGGAAACCGCCTGAAGACAGTGGATGGAAACATGTTCACCCATATGCCTG TTCTAAAGAAGTTGTACCTCCATGACAACCCTTGGCAGTGTGACTGTAACATTAGCCCACTGGTGCGGTGGATGGGTGACACCAAGGCCACGCTTTCACCACGGCACAGCCCAAAGTGCGTGACTCCTCAAGAGCTCAGAAATAAGagcctcagcagcctgcaaaTTGATAAACTGCTCTGTCACACTTAA